The Hemiscyllium ocellatum isolate sHemOce1 chromosome 27 unlocalized genomic scaffold, sHemOce1.pat.X.cur. SUPER_27_unloc_12, whole genome shotgun sequence genome includes a window with the following:
- the LOC132807275 gene encoding zinc finger protein 239-like: protein MEKPEETRPVEKPWKCGDCGKGFRVPPVLAAHQCNHTGERPFSCPEQAKGFTCSCVLLAHQHIQTGERTFYCSMCGKGLTWVDNFQTHQRFHAGERLFSCHECGKAFSNSSDLLKHRRVHTGERPFSCPECGKAFSDSSNLLRHRRVHTGERPFSCPECGKAFSNSSNLLAHQQVHTGERPFSCPECRKAFSNSSDLLAHQRVHTDERPFSCPECGKAFSNSSDLLRHRRIHTGERPFACPECGKAFSNSSDLLSHRRVHTRERPFSCPECGKGFTRSSKLLAHQWVHTGERPFACPDCGRRFTLSCNLRRHQQGHKCIQQSDSTSDAAVGHPQS, encoded by the coding sequence atggagaaacctgaggaaaCACGCCCCgttgagaaaccatggaagtgtggcgactgcggGAAGGGCTTCCGTGTCCCACCTGTCCTAGCGGCTCATCAGTGcaatcacactggggagaggccattctcctgccccgagCAGGCGAAGGGCTTTACTTGCTCCTGTgtcctgctggcccaccagcatATACAGACTGGTGAGAGGACGTTTTACTGCTCCATGTGCGGGAAAGGGCTCACTTGGGTGGACAACTTCCAGACCCACCAGCGATTCCACGCAGGGGAGAGGCTCTTCAGTTGCCATGAGTGTGGGaaagccttcagcaattcctccgacctgctgaagcaccggcgagtccacacgggggagaggccattcagctgccccgaatgcgggaaggccttcagcgactcctccaacctgctgaggcaccggcgggtccacacgggggagaggcccttcagctgcccagagtgtgggaaggccttcagcaattcctccaacctgctggcCCATCAgcaggtccacacaggggagaggcccttcagctgcccagagtgcaggaaggccttcagcaattcctccgacctGCTGGCCCATCAGCGGGTTCACACGGatgagaggcccttcagctgcccagagtgcgggaaggccttcagcaattcctccgacctgctgaGACATCGGCgaatccacacgggggagaggcctttcGCCTGCCCAGAGTGTggtaaggccttcagcaattcctctgacctgttatcccaccggcgggtccataccagagaaaggccattcagctgccccgagtgcgggaaggggttcACCCGCTCCTCCAAACTGCTGGCCCACCaatgggtccacaccggggagaggccgtttgcCTGCCCCGACTGCGGGCGGAGGTTCACATTGTCCTGCAACTTGCGGAGGCACCAGCAGGGGCACAAGTGCATCCAACAATCAGATTCCACCAGTGATGCTGCAGTGGGTCACCCCCAAAGCTGA
- the LOC132807268 gene encoding zinc finger protein 239-like, which yields MVKPEESHTVEKPWKCCDCGRGFHAPSVLEIHRRTHTGERPFSCPECGKGFTCSSHLLDHRRVHTGEKPFSCPECGKGFTYSSHLLAHQRVHTGERPFPCSECGKAFSKSSDLLKHQRVHRGERPFSCPECGKAFSDSSTLLRHQWVHIGKRPFSCPECRKGFTRSSALLTHLRVHTGEKPFSCPECRMAFSRSSHLLRHQRVHTGERPYSCLQCGKCFTQPSNLLTHQRIHTCERPFSCPECGKGFAVSSHLVAHRRVHTGERPFSCPECGKAFSNSSALLRHQRIHTGEKPFSCPECGKGFTRSSTLLTHQRVHTGERPFSCPECRKAFSDSSALLKHQRVHTGERPFSCPECGKRFTFSRNLRKHQRGHQHSQQSDSTTDTAVSPPQD from the coding sequence ATGGTGaaaccagaggaatcccacactgtggagaaaccgtggaagtgttgcGACTGTGGGAGAGGCTTCCATGCCCCATCTgtcctggagattcatcggcgaactcacaccggggagaggccattctcctgccccgagtgcgggaaaggctttacctgctcctcccacctgctggacCACCGccgagtccacactggggagaagccattctcctgccctgagtgtgggaagggcttcacctactcctcccacctgctggcccaccagcgtgtccacactggggaaaggcccttcccctgctctgagtgtgggaaggccttcagcaaatcctcggacctgctgaagcaccaacgggtccacagaggggagaggccattcagctgccctgagtgcgggaaggctttcagtgattcctctaccctgctgaggcaccagtgggtccacatcgGGAAAAGGCCGTTCTCGtgccctgagtgcaggaagggcttcacccgctcttcCGCTCTGCTGACCCATCTGCGGGTCCACACGGGTGAGAAGCCCTTtagctgccctgagtgcaggaTGGCCTTCAGCAggtcttcccacctgctgaggcaccagcgagtccacactggggagaggccgtactCCTGCCTCCAGTGCGGAAAGTGCTTTACCCagccctccaacctgctgacccaccagcggatccacacctgCGAGAgaccgttctcctgccccgagtgcgggaagggtttTGCTGTTTCCTCCCACCTCGtggcccaccggcgggtccacacgggggagaggccattcagctgccccgagtgcgggaaggccttcagcaattcctctgccctgcttagGCACCAGCGCATTCACACCGGAGAGAAGCCGTTctcctgcccagagtgcgggaagggctttacccgctcctccacactgctgacccaccagcgggtccacacaggggagaggccattcagctgccctgagtgcaggaaggccttcagcgattcctctgctctgctgaagcaccagcgagtccacaccggggagaggcccttcagctgccctgagtgcgggaagaggTTTACATTTTCCCGCAACTTGCGGAAGCACCAGCGGGGGCACCAGCACTCTCAACAATCAGATTCCACCACTGACACTGCTGTGAGTCCCCCCCAGGACTGA